The proteins below come from a single Mucilaginibacter mali genomic window:
- a CDS encoding RNA polymerase sigma-70 factor, whose translation MPVPSLSNDDELLLQVADSNEAAFTRLFENYHQQLGLFIFRLTDSMEMAEEVVQDVFLKIWTNHHELAGIRNFKAYLFVAAKNHALNCIKKAVRQQKHQLVWEVETIGEEQLLIPDADDNKYYSLLDTAIDRLPPQQQKVYLLSRHERLKYAEIAEEMNLSRETVKKYLQHAVTFISNYCEAHSDMVVFLLLFFKFF comes from the coding sequence ATGCCTGTCCCGAGTCTTTCAAACGACGATGAACTGTTGCTGCAAGTTGCAGATAGTAACGAAGCTGCCTTTACCCGGCTGTTCGAAAACTATCATCAGCAATTAGGTTTGTTCATCTTCCGTTTAACCGATTCGATGGAGATGGCCGAAGAAGTGGTGCAGGATGTATTCCTGAAGATCTGGACTAATCACCACGAACTTGCCGGTATTCGGAACTTTAAAGCCTATCTTTTTGTAGCGGCAAAAAACCATGCGCTTAACTGCATTAAAAAAGCTGTCCGCCAGCAAAAGCACCAGCTTGTTTGGGAAGTGGAAACCATTGGCGAAGAGCAATTACTCATTCCCGATGCAGACGACAACAAATACTACAGCCTGCTGGATACCGCTATAGACCGCCTGCCGCCCCAACAGCAAAAAGTTTACCTGCTCAGCCGCCACGAGCGGTTGAAGTACGCCGAGATAGCCGAAGAAATGAACCTTTCGCGCGAGACGGTGAAGAAATACCTGCAGCACGCCGTAACCTTTATCAGCAATTATTGCGAAGCCCATTCAGACATGGTGGTGTTCCTGTTATTGTTTTTTAAATTTTTTTAA
- a CDS encoding glycoside hydrolase family 28 protein, whose protein sequence is MSINFVKKARGLFAKPAVEQPVSNSRREWLAKMSVPAIGATVGMGLMGKRASAFGIDSRPDDHTIGAKVYNIRDFGAKGDGKTLDTKAIQAAVDACTKDQGGTVLVPAGTFVTGTVELKSNVRLYISAQGILLGTADGKQYYAADAIPLSGDSTLNDGNVGLFFAVKANNIIIEGPGTIDGQGSQFRSPSKGVMPPAGITGPHRPYHLLFHQCKNLTVRDIYLLNSAFHSVRVIQSEFVKMEGLHIRGRVINNNDGFHFISCRYVHLTNCDVQSQDDACALFGSCKFVTVDGCSFSTRWSVFRFGGGEAENITVSNCIIYETYGCPVKMRCGPGSRFENISFSNIIMRDVTGPVSIGIGLQNGQSADPKKAPGIIRNISFNGITATVVKPVPLRETEHPSVYNPGEIFSCVTLNAMDDVYMENITFNNVQITFPGGGTTEQGAVRDVPKVAGEYYQIGVPPAYGIYARNVRGLVLHNVSLSIAATDERPALIFDHVEDAAINGLNVQGDAKAESVCRLTDCRDILMTAARIKGAAPVFMRVEGRNNYRIVVDGGDISKASKALELAAGAQKDAVKMRII, encoded by the coding sequence ATGAGTATTAATTTTGTAAAGAAGGCGCGCGGCTTGTTCGCCAAACCTGCTGTAGAGCAACCTGTTTCCAATTCGCGCCGCGAGTGGCTGGCTAAAATGTCGGTCCCGGCTATTGGTGCAACCGTAGGTATGGGTTTAATGGGGAAGCGCGCAAGCGCTTTTGGGATAGATAGCCGCCCTGATGACCATACCATTGGTGCTAAAGTTTACAACATCCGCGATTTTGGCGCCAAAGGCGATGGCAAAACGCTGGACACGAAAGCCATCCAAGCCGCTGTTGATGCCTGCACAAAAGATCAGGGTGGTACCGTATTGGTGCCCGCCGGTACATTTGTAACGGGGACGGTTGAGTTAAAAAGCAATGTGCGTTTATACATATCTGCCCAGGGTATATTATTAGGTACGGCCGACGGTAAGCAATACTACGCTGCTGATGCCATTCCGCTCAGCGGCGATTCTACGTTGAATGATGGAAACGTAGGTTTGTTTTTCGCCGTAAAAGCCAATAATATTATCATAGAGGGGCCGGGTACTATCGATGGACAAGGTTCGCAATTTCGTTCACCATCAAAAGGGGTAATGCCTCCGGCAGGGATAACCGGTCCGCACAGGCCGTATCATTTGTTGTTCCACCAGTGTAAAAACTTAACGGTAAGGGATATTTATTTGCTGAACAGTGCCTTTCACTCGGTGCGGGTTATCCAAAGCGAGTTTGTGAAAATGGAGGGCCTGCATATCCGTGGCCGGGTAATTAATAATAACGATGGCTTTCATTTTATCAGTTGCCGTTATGTGCATTTAACCAATTGCGATGTGCAAAGCCAGGATGATGCCTGCGCCCTGTTTGGTAGCTGCAAATTTGTTACGGTTGATGGCTGTAGCTTCAGCACCCGCTGGTCGGTGTTTAGGTTTGGCGGGGGCGAGGCCGAGAATATCACCGTATCTAACTGTATCATCTACGAAACTTATGGGTGCCCGGTAAAAATGCGCTGCGGCCCTGGTTCACGGTTCGAGAATATTTCGTTCTCCAATATTATTATGCGGGATGTTACCGGGCCGGTGTCCATCGGTATCGGTTTGCAGAATGGGCAATCAGCCGATCCTAAAAAGGCGCCGGGTATTATTCGCAACATCTCCTTTAATGGTATTACGGCCACGGTTGTTAAGCCCGTGCCTTTGCGCGAGACCGAGCATCCGAGCGTTTATAATCCCGGCGAAATATTTTCCTGCGTTACGCTGAATGCCATGGATGATGTTTATATGGAAAATATCACTTTCAATAATGTCCAGATCACATTCCCCGGCGGCGGTACAACCGAACAGGGTGCTGTGCGCGATGTACCCAAAGTTGCCGGTGAATATTACCAGATAGGTGTGCCGCCCGCTTATGGCATTTACGCCCGTAATGTACGCGGGCTGGTATTGCACAATGTTAGTTTAAGCATTGCCGCTACGGACGAACGCCCGGCGCTGATATTTGACCATGTAGAGGATGCTGCCATCAATGGATTAAATGTACAGGGTGATGCTAAAGCCGAATCGGTTTGCAGGCTGACAGATTGTAGGGATATACTGATGACGGCCGCGCGTATAAAGGGTGCTGCGCCGGTTTTTATGCGGGTTGAGGGTAGAAATAACTATCGCATTGTAGTTGATGGTGGCGATATTTCAAAGGCATCGAAAGCTTTGGAACTTGCCGCAGGAGCGCAAAAGGATGCCGTTAAAATGCGTATCATTTAA
- a CDS encoding glycoside hydrolase family 28 protein — translation MQMLTTKISRWLQLTIAVGLMALPGALHAEDCNIEKFGAKGDGQTLNSVAIQEAIDHCNQTGGGKVIFPAGRFLSGTIALKNNVTLQLQKGAVLLGSTDINDYQNLDPFTEGLGQHVGWALVVGVDLKNIGIEGEGVIDGRGSALKAQQILTDTRPEGERWGRRPFLLRLVRCEKISVSGVTLSYSAAWTSHYFQCKDVSIQKLKIISRGVAHNDGIDIDGCQNVDIKDCDIDSGDDAVCFKTTSSKMPCSHITVSGMRLKSSQGAIKMGTESMAAFEDIKISDCYIYNTGNGGIKLLSVDGARLHNVEIANITMVNVKTPILIRLGSRLSVFRKDQDTQQQTGVLENVTIKNVKAQAADTAQLMPPSGILITGVPGHPVKNLTLENIEIQLAGGGTQANAQQVVPEAIDKYPEVKTFGPIIPAYGVWARHVEGLVLNNVRFKLKSNDLRPAMICEDGKEIKISNCDIPETNGGKSIIRLTKVAGANIGNNKVLGSADAFVAVDGGVTNMQLNGNKLPAGFKNTAAY, via the coding sequence ATGCAGATGCTAACAACTAAGATCTCACGATGGTTACAGCTGACCATTGCCGTTGGCCTAATGGCCTTACCCGGTGCATTACATGCCGAAGATTGCAATATTGAAAAGTTTGGTGCCAAAGGCGATGGGCAAACGCTTAATTCGGTAGCCATCCAAGAGGCGATCGACCATTGTAACCAAACCGGCGGGGGCAAGGTGATCTTCCCGGCAGGGCGTTTCTTATCGGGTACTATCGCGCTAAAAAATAACGTAACCCTGCAATTGCAAAAAGGCGCGGTATTATTAGGCAGCACCGATATTAACGATTACCAAAACCTCGACCCGTTTACCGAGGGTCTTGGTCAGCATGTAGGCTGGGCGTTGGTGGTAGGGGTCGATTTGAAAAATATAGGTATTGAGGGCGAGGGTGTGATCGATGGCCGTGGGTCGGCGCTAAAAGCGCAGCAGATATTAACCGATACCCGCCCCGAAGGTGAACGCTGGGGTAGACGGCCGTTCTTGCTACGATTGGTGCGCTGCGAAAAGATCAGCGTAAGCGGAGTTACTTTAAGTTATTCGGCCGCATGGACATCGCACTATTTTCAATGTAAGGATGTAAGCATCCAAAAACTAAAAATTATAAGTCGCGGTGTTGCCCATAACGACGGGATAGATATTGACGGCTGCCAGAATGTGGATATCAAAGATTGCGATATCGACAGCGGTGATGATGCGGTATGCTTTAAAACCACATCAAGCAAAATGCCCTGCAGCCATATCACCGTTAGCGGCATGCGTTTAAAAAGTAGCCAGGGCGCTATTAAAATGGGCACCGAATCGATGGCGGCCTTTGAGGATATTAAGATCAGCGATTGTTATATTTATAACACCGGCAACGGCGGTATCAAACTGCTAAGTGTGGATGGCGCGCGTTTACATAATGTAGAGATAGCTAATATCACTATGGTAAACGTAAAAACCCCTATTCTCATCAGGTTAGGGTCGAGGCTGAGCGTATTCCGTAAAGACCAGGATACGCAGCAACAAACGGGGGTTTTAGAAAACGTAACCATTAAAAACGTAAAAGCCCAGGCTGCCGATACAGCCCAGCTAATGCCACCATCGGGTATATTAATTACAGGCGTGCCGGGGCATCCTGTAAAAAACTTAACGCTGGAGAATATAGAGATACAACTGGCTGGCGGCGGTACACAGGCCAATGCGCAGCAGGTTGTGCCGGAAGCCATTGACAAATACCCCGAAGTAAAAACCTTTGGCCCGATTATACCCGCCTATGGCGTATGGGCAAGGCATGTGGAGGGTTTGGTACTAAACAATGTACGCTTTAAACTAAAATCTAATGATTTACGCCCCGCCATGATCTGCGAAGATGGTAAGGAAATAAAGATCAGCAATTGCGATATCCCTGAAACCAACGGCGGCAAGTCTATCATCAGGCTAACAAAGGTTGCCGGTGCCAATATCGGCAACAACAAAGTACTGGGTTCGGCAGATGCCTTTGTTGCGGTTGATGGCGGTGTTACCAACATGCAATTAAACGGCAATAAATTACCGGCAGGATTTAAAAATACAGCAGCATATTAA
- a CDS encoding c-type cytochrome: MKKLFVLLLLVSPVCLKAQTKSKSKVIATAGITVSVTRGEKVYKQYCLSCHQADGGGVPNMNPPLSKTSYVTGDKVRLIKVVLNGFTQNVDIDGESYSNNMPPHNFLKDQEIADVLTYIRNNFTNKATAITIAQVKATRAANKK, from the coding sequence ATGAAAAAACTATTTGTCCTGTTGTTATTAGTTAGTCCGGTTTGCCTTAAGGCGCAAACTAAAAGTAAATCTAAAGTAATTGCTACGGCAGGCATAACGGTATCTGTCACCCGCGGAGAAAAAGTATATAAGCAATATTGCCTTTCGTGCCACCAGGCCGATGGCGGCGGCGTGCCGAATATGAACCCTCCGCTCAGCAAAACCAGTTATGTAACCGGCGATAAGGTGCGGCTGATAAAAGTGGTGCTGAACGGCTTTACGCAAAATGTTGATATCGACGGCGAATCGTACTCGAACAATATGCCGCCGCACAATTTTTTAAAAGACCAGGAAATTGCCGATGTATTAACCTATATCCGTAATAACTTTACCAATAAAGCAACAGCCATAACTATTGCGCAGGTGAAAGCAACCAGGGCCGCCAACAAAAAATAA
- a CDS encoding PQQ-dependent sugar dehydrogenase, with protein sequence MKRKFLAATLIFLLSATTMMVIYALKTDNALIPDADNAGLKLPDGFGALKVATLDAKARHIAVTPQGDIYIKLAKAKGGKGIITLHEGSNGKAQITGGFGNYGGTGMYIKDGYMYASSNTDIYRYKLDAQGKVIDTLHAEHIIYGLKAGRQHETKSLVLDNDGNIYINIGAPLSACQVQDRGLHSPGIPGCPLLDSAGGVWKFRADKLNQTYKDGVRFATGLRNIVGLDWNQQDNQLFVMQHGRDNLNSSWPELYDVKKSAELPAECMYALKLGDNAGWPFMYYDQIQHKKIQGPEYGGDGKKEADAKYLDPVAAYPGHMAPNGLLFYTGKMFPEKYRNGAFIAFHGSWNRAPEPQKGYCVVFQPFKDGKPSGDWEIFADNFSGSAENTAKGGRSAEHRPVGLAMGADGSLYVTDDVKGTIYRIIYTKK encoded by the coding sequence ATGAAAAGAAAATTTTTAGCCGCAACACTTATCTTCCTGCTATCGGCAACTACTATGATGGTTATTTACGCCCTCAAAACAGATAACGCGCTTATCCCTGATGCCGATAACGCCGGGTTGAAACTCCCCGATGGTTTCGGTGCCTTAAAAGTGGCCACGCTTGATGCCAAGGCCCGTCACATTGCTGTTACCCCTCAGGGCGATATTTATATAAAACTGGCCAAAGCCAAGGGCGGCAAAGGCATCATCACCCTGCACGAAGGAAGCAACGGAAAAGCCCAAATAACCGGCGGTTTTGGTAACTATGGCGGCACAGGGATGTATATTAAAGATGGCTACATGTATGCCTCATCCAATACGGATATCTATCGATATAAGCTGGACGCGCAGGGCAAAGTGATTGACACCCTGCATGCCGAACACATCATATACGGCCTGAAGGCCGGCCGTCAGCACGAAACAAAATCGCTGGTGCTGGATAATGATGGCAATATTTATATCAATATCGGCGCGCCGCTTAGCGCCTGCCAGGTGCAGGACAGGGGGCTACATTCGCCGGGGATACCAGGTTGCCCGTTGCTGGATTCGGCGGGTGGGGTGTGGAAATTCAGGGCCGATAAACTGAACCAGACCTATAAGGATGGCGTTCGCTTTGCTACTGGTTTGCGTAATATTGTTGGGTTAGATTGGAACCAGCAGGACAACCAGCTTTTTGTAATGCAGCATGGCCGCGATAACCTGAACAGTTCCTGGCCCGAACTCTATGATGTAAAAAAATCAGCCGAGTTACCTGCCGAATGTATGTATGCCCTGAAGCTGGGTGATAACGCCGGCTGGCCGTTTATGTATTACGATCAAATACAACATAAAAAAATACAAGGCCCCGAATATGGTGGCGATGGCAAAAAGGAAGCCGACGCGAAATACCTCGACCCGGTAGCTGCCTATCCCGGCCATATGGCTCCCAACGGCTTGCTTTTTTATACCGGCAAAATGTTCCCCGAGAAATACCGCAACGGCGCTTTCATCGCTTTCCATGGCTCGTGGAACCGCGCGCCTGAGCCGCAAAAGGGTTATTGCGTGGTATTCCAACCCTTTAAAGATGGCAAGCCCTCAGGCGATTGGGAAATATTTGCCGATAACTTTTCCGGCTCGGCCGAAAATACTGCAAAAGGTGGCCGCAGTGCCGAACACCGCCCCGTAGGCCTGGCCATGGGTGCCGATGGTTCGCTTTATGTAACCGATGATGTTAAAGGTACCATCTACCGAATTATCTACACTAAAAAATAA
- a CDS encoding AraC family transcriptional regulator: MKPKLLKVSTDAESSFSVRHETVPSNNNRWHYHREVELIWFKKGSGTQFIGDHISRFRDGDMILVGANLPHYWRFDDQYLEGGGSKADIIVLHFCEDFWGDKFLQLPENKAIKMTLEKARRGLMIIDKSKTEIAALMQNLLKSEGAIKVLTLLKTLSVIANSRQLRALSSIGFRYDYKEVENDRISAIYEYSLMNFRSRIQLDEIASVAHICPNSFCRYFKSRTKKTYSQFLIEIKVGNACKLLIENKMSIKQLCLESGFNSFSSFHKYFKKITGKSPAIYKNEFIKQPSMQSTPAWHN, encoded by the coding sequence ATGAAACCCAAGTTACTTAAAGTAAGTACCGACGCTGAAAGTTCATTTAGTGTGCGCCATGAAACGGTGCCCTCAAACAATAACCGCTGGCATTATCATCGCGAGGTAGAGCTGATCTGGTTTAAAAAAGGAAGCGGCACGCAGTTTATCGGCGACCATATCAGCCGCTTTAGAGATGGCGATATGATACTGGTAGGCGCCAACTTGCCACATTACTGGCGGTTCGACGATCAGTACCTGGAGGGCGGCGGTAGTAAGGCCGATATCATTGTATTGCATTTTTGCGAGGATTTTTGGGGCGATAAGTTCCTGCAACTCCCCGAAAATAAAGCCATAAAAATGACACTGGAAAAAGCCCGTCGCGGCCTGATGATCATTGATAAAAGTAAAACGGAAATAGCCGCGCTAATGCAAAATCTGCTAAAAAGCGAGGGCGCCATTAAAGTATTAACGCTGCTGAAAACACTATCAGTTATAGCCAACAGCCGGCAGTTAAGGGCGCTGTCGTCTATAGGTTTCCGGTACGATTATAAGGAGGTGGAGAACGACCGCATTAGTGCCATTTATGAGTATTCGCTGATGAATTTCCGCAGCCGGATACAATTGGATGAAATTGCCAGCGTAGCACATATCTGCCCAAACTCGTTTTGCCGTTATTTTAAATCGCGCACTAAAAAAACCTATTCGCAATTCCTGATAGAGATAAAAGTTGGCAATGCCTGCAAGTTATTGATAGAGAATAAGATGAGTATTAAACAGCTGTGTTTGGAAAGCGGGTTCAACAGTTTCTCCAGCTTTCATAAATACTTTAAAAAAATAACCGGTAAAAGCCCGGCCATTTATAAAAACGAGTTTATTAAGCAGCCGTCTATGCAAAGCACCCCCGCCTGGCACAATTAA